The following coding sequences are from one Myxococcus guangdongensis window:
- a CDS encoding SDR family oxidoreductase has product MGDFTGKAALVTGGARGIGAAIVRHLAKGGARVAFTYVRSEDKAARLVAELEAQGQHAVAIQADSGDVDAVRKSVDRAAAVLGGLDILVNNAGVFPSGPFEAVTVEELDRTLSIHVRGVFVASQAALAHMKQGGRIISIGTCFAQRVPHGGVTLYAMTKSALIGLTKGLARDVGGRGITVNVVDPGPTDTDMNPADGPHAAGELALMAIKQFAGPDDIAATVGHLAGPGGRFITGASIAVDGGINA; this is encoded by the coding sequence ATGGGTGACTTCACGGGCAAGGCGGCATTGGTGACGGGTGGCGCACGCGGAATCGGCGCCGCCATCGTCCGGCATCTGGCGAAGGGGGGCGCGCGCGTCGCCTTCACGTACGTGCGCTCCGAGGACAAGGCGGCGCGGCTGGTGGCCGAGCTCGAGGCGCAGGGGCAGCACGCCGTGGCCATCCAGGCGGACAGCGGGGACGTGGACGCCGTACGCAAGAGCGTGGACCGCGCGGCGGCGGTGCTCGGTGGGCTGGACATCCTGGTCAACAACGCCGGGGTCTTCCCCTCCGGCCCCTTCGAGGCCGTCACCGTCGAGGAGCTGGACCGGACGCTCTCCATCCACGTGCGGGGCGTGTTCGTCGCCTCGCAGGCCGCGCTCGCCCACATGAAGCAGGGTGGCCGCATCATCTCCATCGGCACGTGCTTCGCGCAGCGGGTGCCCCATGGCGGCGTCACGCTCTACGCGATGACCAAGTCGGCGCTGATTGGACTGACGAAGGGACTGGCCCGCGACGTGGGCGGGCGTGGCATCACCGTGAACGTGGTGGACCCCGGGCCCACCGACACGGACATGAATCCGGCGGACGGGCCCCACGCCGCGGGGGAGCTGGCGCTGATGGCCATCAAGCAGTTCGCCGGGCCTGACGACATCGCCGCCACCGTGGGCCACCTCGCGGGCCCCGGCGGACGCTTCATCACCGGGGCGTCCATCGCGGTCGACGGCGGCATCAACGCGTGA